A region from the Nocardia terpenica genome encodes:
- a CDS encoding helix-turn-helix domain-containing protein, giving the protein MAEPDDAEVGVIGRRLNQVIEAAQQRDSRMYSNKDIAERSTELGYPVSPAQVSHIRLGRVRNPGFRVIEGISLALGVDVREFLDGAAADQARLESKFRKELADSGVEAVGFRLSELSTLNDVGRSTFMSIVSDILRDLQSHELYRRRRPEESSGD; this is encoded by the coding sequence GTGGCAGAGCCGGATGATGCAGAGGTTGGAGTGATCGGCCGACGCTTGAACCAGGTGATTGAGGCCGCACAACAACGCGATTCGCGGATGTACAGCAACAAGGATATTGCCGAGCGTTCGACCGAATTGGGCTACCCTGTCAGTCCTGCGCAAGTCTCACATATCAGACTTGGCCGTGTACGCAATCCCGGGTTCAGGGTAATCGAGGGAATTTCGCTTGCCTTGGGAGTCGATGTTCGCGAGTTTCTCGATGGTGCGGCTGCTGACCAAGCTCGGCTAGAGTCCAAGTTTCGCAAGGAACTCGCCGACTCCGGCGTAGAGGCAGTCGGATTTCGCCTGTCCGAGCTTAGTACACTTAACGATGTCGGGCGATCCACTTTTATGTCCATTGTCAGCGATATTCTCCGAGACCTTCAATCGCATGAACTGTATCGACGTCGCCGCCCAGAAGAGTCGAGCGGCGACTAA
- a CDS encoding helix-turn-helix domain-containing protein, whose protein sequence is MSEISRPMSMLAVLLIRHRYRAQLSQEELAERAQISARALRNIELGKTRYPHARTIHLIAEGLELDSAERETLLSHVKRPLKRVEGVPEIIPAIRPGRFEVQDAI, encoded by the coding sequence ATGTCAGAAATCAGCCGACCGATGAGCATGCTGGCGGTTCTTCTGATTAGACATCGTTATCGCGCCCAGTTGAGTCAGGAGGAGCTGGCGGAGCGGGCGCAAATCAGTGCAAGAGCGTTGAGAAATATCGAGCTCGGGAAGACACGGTATCCGCATGCCAGAACAATACACCTGATAGCAGAGGGGCTGGAACTCGACTCTGCTGAGCGGGAGACGCTGCTCAGCCATGTCAAACGTCCACTCAAGCGCGTCGAGGGAGTTCCGGAAATTATTCCGGCTATCCGACCTGGGCGATTCGAAGTACAGGATGCAATATAG
- a CDS encoding ImmA/IrrE family metallo-endopeptidase: MDATHRLDDLRRPCFKPNASHIRAVEKQVRVLIRRMGIRESLSIRQLVERYSQFTGTSVLLQERLLPVDCFFAITLKLTSPLDAYVITYQQATSRWHQDHGIAHELGHIISGHYDSRSGTCHFDMSAQMEWEAEYCANILGRWTYQLGRALDRTKDLRPMIPVVDASAPLRERLGWL, from the coding sequence ATGGATGCAACGCACCGGCTCGATGATCTTCGCCGACCGTGTTTCAAGCCGAATGCCAGCCATATTCGGGCGGTGGAGAAACAAGTTCGAGTGTTGATCCGGCGAATGGGTATTCGTGAGTCGCTCAGCATACGTCAGCTCGTTGAGCGCTATAGCCAGTTCACTGGGACCAGTGTCCTCCTACAGGAGAGGCTGTTGCCAGTCGACTGTTTTTTCGCCATCACTCTCAAGTTAACTTCCCCACTCGATGCCTACGTCATCACCTACCAGCAAGCCACATCGCGGTGGCATCAGGACCATGGCATTGCGCACGAGCTCGGACATATCATATCCGGGCATTATGATAGCCGCTCTGGCACATGTCATTTCGACATGTCGGCGCAGATGGAATGGGAAGCGGAGTACTGCGCTAACATCCTGGGACGCTGGACTTATCAATTGGGCCGCGCCCTGGACCGAACCAAAGATCTTAGGCCCATGATTCCCGTCGTCGACGCCTCGGCTCCGCTGCGAGAACGTTTGGGCTGGCTATGA
- a CDS encoding pilin, translating into MTRSPVFRPFFARRADGRQRLRRPGGAVLAAGVVSVAAVVAAAAPAAADPVVLAVAGSLDEVCTHLRNWLIGILATVATVYLTVGGARYLLSGGDAGEVERAKACVRAALIGYSLAILAPVVVEVLKSLVGG; encoded by the coding sequence ATGACCCGTTCCCCCGTTTTTCGGCCCTTCTTCGCCCGTCGTGCCGATGGTCGTCAACGCCTGCGCAGGCCCGGCGGAGCGGTGCTCGCTGCCGGGGTGGTCTCGGTTGCCGCCGTGGTTGCTGCGGCGGCTCCGGCGGCGGCGGATCCGGTGGTGCTGGCGGTGGCCGGGTCGCTCGACGAAGTGTGTACGCACCTGCGGAACTGGCTGATCGGCATCCTGGCCACCGTCGCCACGGTCTACTTGACCGTTGGCGGGGCCCGCTACCTGCTCTCGGGTGGCGACGCCGGTGAGGTCGAGCGAGCTAAGGCGTGTGTGCGGGCCGCGCTGATCGGCTACAGCCTGGCTATCCTCGCCCCGGTCGTCGTGGAAGTCCTCAAATCCCTGGTGGGGGGCTGA
- a CDS encoding TRM11 family SAM-dependent methyltransferase, which yields MNPSPTPRPRAPHPGAFTPTAKGHPPMYTSEPTTAYDRTPAQGRVSVWATAQTAPAAQRGTRYHRDSSAHPAKMLPHIAAAAITRYSKPGDLVMDPMCGIGTTLIEALHLDRQAVGVEYEPRWADTARTNLKIAREHGINTEATVYTGDARKLATCLPADLRGTVDLLITSPPYGDSTHGHVRVRAGEGVHKTNNRYGNTLDRGNLANIGVPRLLTGFTRILTAAADYLKPGAHVIITARPWRQHAELIDLPSLLTECAQTAGLVPIDRAAALLGRLTNGSIVAHSSFFQRDFVLKNRDAGLPLALIAHEDVLVFRKPRTCRRQVKTGSGTNFVTRPTGLFTRSTGFACGAGRFSRGRTSVA from the coding sequence ATGAACCCCAGCCCCACACCCCGCCCACGCGCGCCGCACCCCGGCGCGTTCACCCCCACCGCGAAAGGCCATCCCCCCATGTACACCAGCGAACCCACCACCGCGTACGACCGCACCCCCGCCCAGGGGCGGGTATCGGTGTGGGCGACCGCGCAGACCGCGCCCGCCGCCCAGCGCGGCACGCGCTACCACCGCGACTCCTCAGCGCACCCGGCGAAAATGCTGCCCCACATCGCCGCCGCAGCCATCACCCGCTACAGCAAACCCGGCGACCTGGTGATGGACCCCATGTGCGGAATCGGCACCACCCTGATCGAAGCACTCCACCTCGACCGCCAAGCCGTCGGCGTCGAATACGAGCCCCGCTGGGCCGACACCGCGCGAACCAACCTGAAGATCGCCCGCGAACACGGCATCAACACCGAAGCCACCGTATACACAGGCGATGCCCGCAAACTCGCCACCTGCCTGCCCGCCGACCTGCGCGGCACCGTCGACCTGCTCATCACCTCACCCCCATACGGAGACTCCACACACGGCCACGTCCGCGTCCGCGCCGGGGAAGGAGTACACAAAACCAACAACCGCTACGGCAACACCCTCGACCGCGGCAACCTCGCCAACATCGGCGTCCCCCGCCTGTTGACAGGATTCACCCGCATCCTCACCGCCGCCGCCGACTACCTCAAACCCGGCGCACACGTCATCATCACCGCCCGCCCCTGGCGACAGCACGCCGAACTGATCGACCTACCCTCACTACTCACCGAATGCGCCCAAACCGCCGGACTCGTCCCCATCGACCGAGCCGCAGCACTACTCGGCCGCCTCACCAACGGCAGCATCGTCGCACACAGCTCCTTCTTCCAACGCGACTTCGTCCTCAAAAACCGCGACGCCGGACTGCCCCTGGCCCTCATCGCACACGAAGATGTCCTGGTCTTCCGCAAACCTCGAACCTGTCGACGGCAGGTGAAAACTGGATCTGGCACAAATTTCGTGACCCGACCGACCGGGTTGTTCACTCGCTCAACAGGATTCGCTTGCGGAGCAGGTCGGTTTTCGCGCGGCCGAACATCTGTCGCTTGA
- a CDS encoding alpha/beta fold hydrolase produces MMFHIRSAADSLYSAPLNTAERFSAATQLLSSLEYLSRRADRELGGLNNWSHTRSQVPAKTKAVQAIRDFVARERVTQGVHVSRALAAVVLISPVRNNRARLIASAYLSGSESLVYLRHLFGTDGSDQVAFLVQAAATLGRAGGTAGTRDAAVQFIGAQTVLSYGASGWAKLAGDMWRSGDALVKIMRTQTYGDERIFNLLKKYPTASRTLCHVVVALESGFPLLLLKKGKYIDAGLTAMGLFHLANARFMGLSRFAWAFLSTYPSVRALAKGTNEGQPNSRKFVGITAVGLASCLVAGLAHQSYATIRTRAGHAGFERHQVRCSSGNIVTYYLRRGTSGGPTLVCEAGLMSSSAAWLLVADHLDPSISVVVYDRAGYRSSLRGSLEDYSIGESVSDLADVITDAVGAEGRCVLAGHSLGGYLAHRVAAIIPDLVRGLVLVDPMHPRQLTHSRRRREGARGTNLAMRLGRWSAVFGSGMLLDKKGMFSAVAGSPYYRTLRLESSSPGTWNAARREWSCSYSFMLDGGRSLDRLQIPISVMVAESTIRDFPEYGDLHEDYIKSGTGGRVVTVTGSSHQSIIDGMEYAPRTAQLIEETVMQIADQLQERTMTAGGVA; encoded by the coding sequence ATGATGTTCCATATTCGGTCGGCTGCCGACTCACTCTATTCCGCGCCGCTCAATACCGCCGAGAGATTTTCCGCCGCCACCCAATTGCTGTCCAGCCTCGAATATTTATCCCGTAGAGCCGACCGTGAGCTGGGGGGTCTGAATAACTGGAGTCATACCCGGAGCCAAGTACCAGCAAAGACCAAAGCGGTGCAAGCGATCAGAGACTTCGTTGCTCGCGAGCGGGTGACTCAGGGCGTGCACGTTTCCCGCGCCCTGGCCGCGGTCGTACTCATCTCGCCGGTGCGAAACAACAGGGCGAGGTTGATTGCGAGCGCCTATCTGTCCGGCAGCGAAAGCCTGGTCTATCTGCGGCATCTCTTCGGCACCGACGGCTCCGACCAGGTGGCCTTCCTCGTGCAGGCCGCCGCCACGCTCGGTAGAGCCGGTGGCACCGCCGGAACCCGTGACGCCGCAGTGCAGTTCATCGGCGCCCAGACGGTCCTGTCCTACGGGGCATCCGGGTGGGCTAAACTCGCCGGTGACATGTGGCGGTCGGGCGATGCGCTTGTGAAGATCATGCGCACGCAGACCTATGGCGATGAGCGGATCTTCAACCTTTTGAAGAAATATCCCACTGCTTCCCGCACTCTCTGCCATGTAGTGGTCGCTCTGGAGAGTGGATTTCCGCTGCTGCTCCTGAAGAAGGGTAAGTACATCGACGCCGGGCTGACGGCGATGGGCCTTTTCCACCTGGCCAATGCACGCTTCATGGGGTTGTCGCGTTTTGCATGGGCATTCTTGTCGACCTATCCATCGGTGCGGGCATTGGCCAAGGGCACCAATGAGGGGCAGCCGAACAGCAGGAAATTCGTGGGAATTACCGCAGTCGGTCTGGCGTCGTGCCTGGTAGCTGGTCTGGCACACCAAAGTTATGCCACCATCAGGACCCGGGCCGGCCATGCCGGATTCGAGCGGCACCAAGTGCGCTGCAGCAGTGGAAATATCGTCACATACTATCTCCGGAGAGGAACGAGCGGCGGGCCCACCTTGGTGTGTGAGGCCGGACTTATGAGCTCATCCGCCGCATGGCTGCTGGTGGCCGACCATCTGGATCCATCGATCTCGGTGGTGGTGTACGACCGCGCCGGATATCGCAGCTCGCTGCGGGGCAGCCTAGAAGATTATTCGATTGGCGAGTCGGTCAGCGATTTGGCCGACGTCATAACCGACGCTGTCGGAGCCGAAGGTCGGTGTGTGCTGGCCGGTCACTCGCTGGGCGGCTATCTCGCCCATCGTGTCGCCGCGATCATCCCGGACCTCGTGCGTGGTCTTGTACTGGTCGACCCCATGCATCCGCGCCAGTTGACCCACTCCCGCAGGCGGCGCGAAGGCGCAAGAGGAACGAACCTCGCAATGCGTCTCGGTCGATGGTCGGCGGTGTTCGGCAGCGGGATGCTCCTGGACAAGAAGGGAATGTTTTCCGCCGTCGCGGGCAGCCCGTATTATCGGACACTACGCCTTGAATCCTCCAGTCCTGGAACATGGAACGCGGCTCGCCGAGAATGGAGCTGTTCCTACAGTTTCATGCTCGATGGCGGTCGGTCGCTGGATCGTTTGCAGATACCGATCTCGGTCATGGTGGCTGAATCCACGATCCGAGATTTTCCTGAATACGGCGATTTGCACGAGGACTACATTAAGTCAGGAACCGGAGGGCGGGTCGTTACTGTCACAGGCTCCAGCCACCAGTCCATCATCGACGGTATGGAGTACGCACCGCGCACCGCGCAGCTGATCGAAGAAACCGTAATGCAGATAGCGGATCAACTCCAGGAAAGAACGATGACAGCAGGGGGCGTGGCATGA
- a CDS encoding ISL3 family transposase: protein MRVLFPHLDGLRIEVVRAAGSTVRIEAATGDGPAGCPGCGTLSARVHSRYRRRLSDTSITGREVVIGLQVRRLFCGNSDCGKTTFAEQVPQLAARHARRTLILQRALCAVALALGGRAGARLTRHLAATVSRMTLLRQIRALPDPQPPVPRVLGVDDFALRRGHHYGTILIDMQTRRPIEVLDDRTADTLTAWLRAHPGVEIVCRDRAGAYAEGAAAGAPDAVQVADRWHIWHNLGEAVERTVARHRASLPAAITAPEPQDRPDIAAIAAEILPGPVPPGERQDRTAVRTRRRWDQVHALLAQGTSILAISRELGLSRGTTRRFVRAESVEELLVNNRLGFRVSILEAYKPELHRRWNQGCTNATQLFEEIKARGYQGSEKLVRNYLQPLRALTHVPVAPPKPPTVRKVVAWIMTNPATLAAEHRTSLDAILAVSPELAALTGHVRAFADIMGQRRGQDLERWMATVDADDQPALHSFVRGLRSDQDAVTAGLTMSWSSGTVEGHVNRIKMLKRQMFGRAKTDLLRKRILLSE, encoded by the coding sequence ATGAGGGTCCTGTTCCCGCACCTGGATGGTCTGCGGATCGAGGTCGTCCGTGCGGCGGGTTCGACGGTGCGGATCGAGGCTGCGACCGGCGACGGACCGGCCGGGTGTCCCGGTTGCGGGACACTGTCTGCGCGGGTCCACAGCCGGTACCGGCGACGGTTGTCCGATACCTCGATCACCGGCCGCGAAGTCGTGATCGGGTTACAGGTCCGCAGGCTGTTCTGCGGCAATTCCGATTGCGGGAAAACAACTTTCGCCGAGCAGGTGCCGCAGCTGGCGGCCAGGCATGCTCGCCGCACCCTGATTCTGCAGCGTGCGTTGTGCGCGGTCGCGCTGGCGCTGGGCGGGCGCGCGGGAGCGCGACTGACCCGGCACCTGGCCGCGACAGTGAGCCGGATGACGTTGCTGCGCCAGATCCGGGCCTTGCCCGATCCTCAGCCCCCGGTCCCGCGGGTGTTGGGCGTGGACGACTTCGCCCTGCGCCGCGGGCATCATTACGGCACGATCCTGATCGACATGCAGACCCGCCGCCCGATCGAGGTCCTGGACGACCGGACTGCGGACACCCTCACGGCCTGGCTGCGGGCCCACCCGGGCGTGGAGATCGTCTGCCGCGACCGCGCCGGCGCTTACGCCGAAGGCGCCGCCGCCGGGGCGCCGGACGCGGTGCAGGTCGCCGATCGCTGGCACATCTGGCACAACCTCGGCGAAGCGGTCGAACGGACCGTGGCACGCCACCGCGCCAGCCTGCCCGCCGCGATCACCGCCCCTGAACCGCAGGACAGGCCCGATATCGCCGCGATTGCCGCCGAAATCCTCCCTGGTCCGGTCCCGCCCGGCGAACGGCAGGATCGCACCGCAGTGCGCACCCGCCGGCGCTGGGACCAGGTCCATGCTCTGCTGGCCCAGGGCACGAGCATCCTGGCGATCAGCCGCGAGCTGGGCTTGTCCCGCGGCACCACACGCCGCTTCGTCCGCGCCGAGTCGGTCGAGGAGCTGCTGGTCAACAACCGCCTCGGATTCCGAGTCAGCATTCTCGAGGCATACAAGCCTGAGCTGCATCGGCGGTGGAACCAGGGGTGCACCAACGCAACCCAACTGTTCGAGGAGATCAAGGCCCGCGGATACCAAGGCAGCGAGAAGCTGGTACGCAACTACCTGCAGCCCTTGCGTGCCCTCACGCACGTCCCGGTCGCGCCACCCAAGCCACCGACCGTCCGCAAAGTCGTCGCCTGGATCATGACCAACCCCGCCACCCTCGCCGCCGAGCACCGGACGAGCCTCGACGCGATCCTGGCAGTCAGCCCGGAACTGGCCGCGCTGACCGGGCACGTCCGCGCGTTCGCCGACATCATGGGCCAGCGGCGCGGGCAGGATCTCGAACGGTGGATGGCCACCGTCGACGCCGACGACCAGCCCGCGCTGCACTCGTTCGTGCGCGGCTTGCGCAGCGATCAGGACGCGGTCACCGCCGGGCTGACCATGTCTTGGAGCAGCGGAACGGTCGAAGGCCACGTCAACCGAATCAAGATGCTCAAGCGACAGATGTTCGGCCGCGCGAAAACCGACCTGCTCCGCAAGCGAATCCTGTTGAGCGAGTGA
- a CDS encoding FAD-dependent oxidoreductase — protein MTAWLSAAVIGGGIAGTTAALALAKIGADVEVYEATTRTTAEGGWVTLGPSAITALDQLGVGEQIRAVGFPVVEARMMNTVTGREDRLSRYETSHRWSSTHVWRRDLLSVLRDRLDQVDVHCHFNTAVTANEASADLVVGADGARSTTRRLLGNTTPLSFTGQIIRYGHHPKAVPGLPRHVLHFWSHPDGVVGYVGDDKDGSFWFSRHDSDDPTDVVNLAQLLHPLRSTPVAAVLDISELSDQFALYELDPRGIWNRTDTVLTGDAAHAVSPAAGRGATSAIEDAVVLARCLRHTDTIAAALDTYTAIRRPVASATYRPTPGNRPQRPTADDLFIGETARR, from the coding sequence ATGACGGCGTGGCTGAGCGCGGCAGTGATCGGCGGTGGGATCGCCGGAACCACCGCCGCCTTGGCGCTGGCCAAGATTGGTGCCGATGTGGAGGTCTACGAGGCGACAACCCGCACCACCGCCGAAGGCGGATGGGTGACGCTAGGACCATCAGCAATTACGGCACTGGATCAGCTTGGCGTCGGTGAACAGATCCGAGCTGTCGGTTTCCCAGTCGTCGAGGCCCGCATGATGAACACTGTGACAGGGCGGGAGGACAGACTTTCCCGGTATGAGACCAGCCACCGCTGGTCAAGCACGCATGTCTGGCGCCGAGACCTGCTTTCAGTACTGCGCGATCGTCTCGATCAAGTGGATGTCCACTGTCACTTCAACACCGCTGTCACCGCAAACGAGGCAAGCGCCGATCTCGTTGTCGGGGCCGACGGAGCACGCTCGACAACCAGGCGCCTACTCGGAAACACGACACCGCTGAGCTTCACTGGACAGATCATCCGATACGGTCACCACCCCAAGGCAGTGCCCGGGCTGCCGAGGCACGTGCTTCACTTCTGGAGTCACCCAGACGGCGTCGTCGGCTACGTCGGCGATGATAAAGATGGCTCATTCTGGTTCAGTCGACACGACTCCGACGATCCGACAGACGTGGTCAACCTCGCCCAATTGCTGCACCCCCTACGGTCAACCCCGGTGGCCGCAGTCCTCGACATATCCGAACTGAGCGATCAATTCGCACTCTACGAACTGGACCCCCGCGGCATATGGAACCGCACAGACACAGTGCTGACAGGCGATGCCGCCCATGCGGTCTCACCAGCAGCAGGACGCGGTGCCACATCCGCCATCGAGGATGCCGTCGTTCTCGCAAGATGCCTGCGCCACACAGATACGATCGCCGCAGCGCTCGACACTTACACCGCGATCCGTCGCCCGGTGGCATCGGCAACATATCGGCCGACGCCCGGCAACCGCCCACAGCGCCCGACAGCAGATGACCTCTTTATCGGTGAAACTGCCCGAAGGTAA